The Rhodothermales bacterium genome has a segment encoding these proteins:
- a CDS encoding Gfo/Idh/MocA family oxidoreductase, with amino-acid sequence MKTTPFTRREFVKTAAAAGFAATILPRHVLGRGFKAPSDTLNVAGVGVGGMGASNMNALTSENIVAICDVDFDFVHGALYENGKVREGREALAQAFEKARRYEDFREMLDQQKDIDAVVIATPDHTHAVAAAMAMRMGKHVYVQKPLTWSVHEARVLGQLAKETGVVTQMGNQGHSTESARRVNEYIHADAIGPVREVHIWTNRPVWPQGVPRPKKASIGKDTGWGMDEAQQRISYGFHGRKAPRIPKSLNWDLFLGPAPAVPYHPIYQPFTWRGWLDYGTGALGDMGAHLMDHPFWALGLNAPATIEATSTPWGADNLSPWGGPQRDVASFPLSMLVHYHFPASGMKPAVNMHWYDGGLMPARPVGIPDDVLLPRDGGVIYVGDKGTLMHKDHGIDARLFPDHVMEKYKDTPKTFERVETTHEMNWANACKGIGKAVSPFEYASPLTETMLLGIVALRAGQGVKIHWDAKKGEITNHADANELLHRPYREGYTL; translated from the coding sequence ATGAAAACTACCCCGTTCACCCGTCGCGAATTCGTAAAAACAGCCGCCGCCGCGGGCTTCGCCGCCACCATTTTGCCCCGCCATGTTCTCGGTAGAGGGTTTAAGGCGCCGAGTGATACCCTCAACGTCGCCGGCGTGGGGGTCGGCGGGATGGGCGCCAGCAATATGAATGCGCTCACGAGCGAAAATATCGTGGCGATATGTGATGTGGATTTCGACTTCGTCCACGGCGCGCTGTACGAAAATGGTAAAGTCCGCGAAGGCAGAGAAGCCCTCGCGCAGGCATTTGAAAAGGCACGGCGCTACGAGGACTTCCGCGAGATGCTCGACCAGCAGAAGGACATCGACGCCGTCGTTATCGCCACACCGGACCACACGCACGCCGTGGCCGCTGCCATGGCCATGCGCATGGGCAAACACGTGTACGTCCAGAAACCCCTCACCTGGTCGGTTCACGAAGCGCGGGTGCTCGGTCAGCTGGCAAAAGAGACCGGCGTTGTCACCCAGATGGGCAACCAGGGCCACTCGACCGAGTCCGCCCGCCGCGTCAACGAATACATCCACGCAGACGCCATCGGACCGGTGCGCGAGGTACACATCTGGACAAACCGGCCCGTGTGGCCGCAGGGCGTCCCGCGTCCGAAAAAGGCTTCCATCGGGAAAGATACAGGATGGGGCATGGATGAGGCACAGCAACGGATCTCCTACGGATTCCACGGACGCAAAGCGCCTCGTATTCCGAAAAGCCTCAACTGGGACCTCTTCCTCGGGCCGGCGCCCGCCGTCCCGTACCATCCCATCTACCAGCCCTTTACCTGGCGCGGCTGGCTGGATTACGGCACCGGCGCCCTGGGCGACATGGGCGCTCACCTGATGGACCATCCGTTCTGGGCCCTGGGCCTGAATGCGCCGGCCACCATCGAGGCCACCTCTACCCCCTGGGGCGCGGACAACCTCAGCCCCTGGGGCGGACCGCAGCGCGACGTGGCCTCGTTCCCGCTGTCGATGCTGGTCCACTACCACTTCCCGGCAAGTGGCATGAAGCCGGCCGTCAACATGCACTGGTACGATGGCGGCCTCATGCCGGCCCGGCCGGTCGGCATTCCGGACGATGTGCTGCTGCCACGCGATGGCGGGGTGATCTATGTGGGCGATAAGGGTACGCTCATGCACAAGGACCACGGGATCGATGCGCGCCTGTTCCCCGACCACGTGATGGAAAAATACAAGGACACGCCGAAGACGTTTGAACGGGTGGAGACGACCCATGAGATGAATTGGGCCAATGCCTGTAAAGGCATCGGAAAGGCGGTCTCTCCGTTTGAATACGCGAGCCCGCTCACGGAAACGATGCTCCTGGGTATTGTTGCGCTGCGCGCCGGCCAGGGCGTCAAGATCCACTGGGACGCTAAAAAGGGCGAAATTACGAATCACGCGGACGCCAACGAGCTCTTGCACCGCCCGTACCGGGAAGGCTACACGCTGTAG